GAGCTGTTCAAGGTGCTTATAAATTATCAATGAATGGGAGGGGTGATTATGGATAGAAATTTAATTAGATACAGTATGCAGATTGCCATGTTAAAACAATTACTCGCTCGAAACATGATTTCCGAAAAGGAATATGAAACCGTAAAGAAGCGTCTAATGAGAGATTATAAAGTAGTTTCTGATATAACAGCTTGATTTTTGTGGTTTTTAGTACTAATATATATACTATAAAAGGAACACGAAAAGGAGGTGCGTTATATGCAGGAAGTTGAAGTAATAAAAGCAAAAAATGTTTCATCAAAGCAGACACGGGGAAAATTTCTTGAACGGCAGCGTGTGGCGGCATATTGCAGAGTTAGTACAGACAGTGAAGACCAGTTGAACAGCTATAAATCACAGAAAGCATACTATACGGATTTGATTAAGAAAAATAAGGAATGGATTTTTGTTAATATATATGCTGATGAAGCGATTACTGGAACGCAGGTTACAAAGCGTGAAGAATTTCAGCGAATGATAAATGATTGTATGAATGGCGATATTGATATGGTCATTACAAAATCTATTTCCAGATTCGCCAGAAATACGCTGGACACCTTAAAATATGTCCGTATGCTGAAAGAAAAGGATATTGCTGTTTATTTTGAAGATGAAAAAATCAATACCCTAACAATGGACGGAGAACTGCTTTTAGTAGTACTTAGCTCCGTAGCACAGCAGGAAGTAGAAAATATCTCTGCAAATGTGAAAAAGGGATTGAAAATGAAGATGAAGCGTGGTGAGTTAGTAGGCTTTCAAGGTTGTTTGGGGTATGACTATAATAAAGAGGATAAGACCATTACAGTAAATGAAAAAGAAGCTGAAATTGTTCGCTACATATTCAATCGCTATATCGAAGGGGCTGGTGGTTCCGTAGTAGGACAGGAATTAGAGAATCTTGGATACGTAACGAAATACGGTAGTTCTACATGGGCACCCTCTACTATTCTTGGCATCATAAAAAACGAGAAATATAAAGGTGACTTACTGCTGGGGAAGACCTTTACGGTTGACCCAATTTCCAAACGACGATTAGATAATATGGGAGAAGAAGACCAATTTTATATCCGTGAACATCATGAGCCAATTATCAGTGAGGAAGTCTTCGAAAAAGCACAGGAAATTTTGAATCGACGAAATAAAAACAGAGGAAATATCGGCGATGGAAAACGAGAAAAATATAGTCGGAAATATGCTTTTAGTTGTATGCTGGAATGTGGATTTTGTGACAGCACATTGTCTAGGCGTAACTGGCACAGCAGTTCCGAGTATAGCAAGGTTATCTGGCAATGTGTAGCCACCACGAAAAAGGGAAAGAAATTTTGTCCTGACAGCAAAGGAATTCCTGAACAAGCCATAGAGGAAGCCTTTCTTGAAAGTTATCGTCTGTTATGTGATGATAACAAAGACATATTAGATGAATTTTTACAAAGAATGGACGATACATTAAGCAGCAGCACTGTAAATAAGCAACTTTCTAAATTGGATAAAGAAATTGAATCCATTGAAAGAAAGAAAAGCAAACTGGTAGATATGCGGTTAGAAGATACTCTTGATAAGGCTTCCTATGAAGCAAAATATTTTTCTTTTACAGAGAAGCAAGAACAATTATTAAAAGATAGAGAGAAGTTGCAGGAAACGGCTGCGAATGAAAAAGATATAAAACGCCGTTTAAGGGATTTTAAAAAGACGCTGCAACAAAACGAAGTCTTATCTGAATTTGACCGCTATGTTTTTGAAAGTATCGTTGAAAAAGTTATCGTAGGGGGTTATGATGAAGATGGTAATAAAGACCCAGCGCAACTTACGTTTGTATATAAAACAGGATTAAAAAATAACGTAGATGGTAGCCGATTTAAGCCGCAAAGAAAAAATGCAAGGGGCAAACATAGAACTGCTGAATTGTGTTCCGATGATAAGAACGAGGTTCAATCTTTGTCTTCCCATAGTAGTTCCGACACATGTGGAGACGGTAGTTCTGTTGTCCAACGAAAAGAAAAAGGCATATCATGTTGAAAATGAAATGAAAATTTAAATGTAAAGGTATTACCATTTTATGGCAATCCCTTTCTGTTTTTACGTATTTATGATAATATGTATGTGCAGACTAGTCTGCTTCATTTAATTAATATTTATCGAAAGGTGGGTTGTTAAATATGAAAAGTATTAAGTTCTCATTATTATTGACAAGCAGGAGGGAAACATTAAGGTGACCTTCTGATTTTAGGAGGAGATTAATTTGAATGATATTACTATAAGACTAGAAGAAGAAAAAGATTACAGAGAAGTGGAATTACTTACAAGAGAAGCATTTTGGAGAGAAGACCGAATTCCCAAAATAGGAGTTGGTTGTGATGAACATTATCTAGCACATACATTACGCACATCAAAGGAATTTATACCAGAACTTGATTTTGTGGCAGAAATTAATGGACGCTTAGTGGGAAATGTAATGTATAGTATGGCTTTTGTTGAATTACCAGATGGAACTCACCATAATGTGCTCAATTTTGGACCATTGAGTGTTTTACCAGAGTTGAAGAAACAAGGAATAGGTAGTGCTTTAATGAGACATTCGCTCAAGATAGCTACAAAATTAGGATACGGTTCTGTAATATTCTTTGGTCATGCGACTTATTATCCGAGGTTTGGATTTAAAGAGGCAAAAGAATTTGGAATTACAACAAGTTGGGGAGAAAATTACCCATCCTTTATGGCAATGGAATTGATATATGGTGATTTAGAAGGAATTACTGGAAAGTATTATGAATCCCCTTTATATGAGGTTAATGCCATAAAAGCAACTGAATATGATAAGCTATTCCCAAAGAAGTAATGATTTTCAATATATAATCTTAAAGACACGTCCATTTTTGGGCGTGTTTTTTGTAGGTGTGCCAAGCATGGCACTAATCTAGTCAGTGAAAGTCTGACCACGGGTATTTACCGCCAAGTGTAGCGGAGCGCAAGTTGGTGTCAGTAATGGCATAGATGAAGGAAGCGCATAGCAAAGTTCCCCCGCCTACGAACAGAAACTTGATAAGGCGATGAGGTGGGTAAGGTTGCCTAACAAACCGAAGCCCAAAAGGTAAACGTATAACCAAAATTGTAAATCAAGAGGTTGTGGAATGAAAGATTAGTGTCTTACCTTGGGAGACCCTACCCACACATCGAAAGATGTGGTCGAAAAAGGTTTAGGGAGGGAGTCAGATGATGTCATAGTAGGCGTAACAGCTGAAGGACTGAAACGATTTATAGTACACATCGTTATTAAGAGAATGGTGCATAAACCAGAAATCAGATGGATGGGAAAAGTAGGAACGTAACCGAGGAATACTGTCTATATCGAGAGGGGTGTTAAGCATAAATTTTGTAATAATCAGAGGAGTAACAACGAATGGAATTAATAGATGTGATCATATCAAAAGAAAATCTAAACAGAGCCTATAAGAAAGTAGTGGCAAACAAAGGGGCAGGAGGAGTGGATGGAATGATAGTCGAGGAACTTGGTGCATACATCAAGGAAAACAAAGATGAAATTGTCCGGTCAATCAGAAACCGAACCTATATGCCAAAGCCAGTACGCAGAGTTTATATTCCGAAAGATAATGGAAAAATGAGACCGCTAGGAATTCCAACAGTCTTAGATAGAGTAATACAACAAGCGATTGCTCAGCCCATTATAGATATCTATGAAGAACTATTCAGTGAGTTTAGTTATGGCTTTAGACCAGGAAGAAGTTGTCATGATGCCATAAAACAAGCACTGGAGTATCTGAATGAGGGATATGAATGGGTGATAGACATTGATATAGAGCAGTTCTTTGATAAAGTAAATCATGACAAATTAATTCAAACTCTTAGAGAACAAGTAAATGACAGTACTACATTGAACCTGATTCGGAAATACCTGAAAGCGGGAGCAATGGAAAAAGGACTAGAGAAAGCTACAACAAGCGGTGTGCCACAGGGAGGTCCCCTTTCAGTTGTACTATCTAATGTATATCTTTATAAATTAGATAAGGAACTGGAGCAAAGAGGGCTTCGATTTACAAGGTATGCTGACGATACAATGGTGTTCACCAAAAGTGAGATGGCAGCCAATAGAGTGATGAAATCCATCACAGATTGGATAGAAAGAAAACTTTTTCTAAAAGTAAATGCAACCAAAACAAAAGTAGTCAGACCAACAAGAAGTAAATATCTTGGATTCACTTTTCTGAATCACGGTGGTGAATGGAAAGTAAAACCTACCACAGAAAAGAAAAAAAGCTAAAGCAGAAATTGAGTGAATACCTCAAAAGAAACAAAGCTATGGCACGTCCACTTGCAGTAACCATTAAGCGAGTGAATGAAGTAGTCAGGGGATAGATTAATTACTTTAGAATTGGAATGATGAAAACGTTCATGCAAGAGTTTGGAGCATGGCTTAGGCACAAGATAAGAGTGATTGTTATAAAGCAATGGAAAACACCTAAGACAATATATAGAAATCTATGCTATCTCAATGAGAAGAATAAGAATGGATACGACCATGAATCAATTTACAAAGTAGCAAATTCAAGGCTGGGTTGGTACAGACAAAGCGGAATGAATGTTGTGAACTTTATCATAAGTCCAGATTTGCTTGAAAATAAAATAAAGGACGGAGCTGGTTTGCTCAATCCTTTAAATTACTATCTAAGATAAGTTGGAATATAAGTTGTAGAGCCGTATACGAGACCCGTACGTACGGTTCAATGAGAGGGAGATAATTCTTAGCAATTATTTCTCTACTCTATTTGTGCATATTATAATAAGGAAAAGTTGGTACCATAGCAGAAACAGGGGATCGGATGCCGCCTATTCATTGGGGGAGAGTTGGTGATTCTTAAAACCTAGTGTTTATGATTATTATGCCGTATCCAAAATAGCAGCAGAACGTCTCCTCATTGAATCGGGTTTAAAATATGGGACCATGCAGTATTTTTAAGATGCTTATTTGGAAAATCTCGGATTAACTGCGACAGTTGTA
The nucleotide sequence above comes from Anaerocolumna cellulosilytica. Encoded proteins:
- a CDS encoding SHOCT domain-containing protein codes for the protein MDRNLIRYSMQIAMLKQLLARNMISEKEYETVKKRLMRDYKVVSDITA
- the ltrA gene encoding group II intron reverse transcriptase/maturase, translating into MELIDVIISKENLNRAYKKVVANKGAGGVDGMIVEELGAYIKENKDEIVRSIRNRTYMPKPVRRVYIPKDNGKMRPLGIPTVLDRVIQQAIAQPIIDIYEELFSEFSYGFRPGRSCHDAIKQALEYLNEGYEWVIDIDIEQFFDKVNHDKLIQTLREQVNDSTTLNLIRKYLKAGAMEKGLEKATTSGVPQGGPLSVVLSNVYLYKLDKELEQRGLRFTRYADDTMVFTKSEMAANRVMKSITDWIERKLFLKVNATKTKVVRPTRSKYLGFTFLNHGGEWKVKPTTEKKKS
- a CDS encoding recombinase family protein — its product is MQEVEVIKAKNVSSKQTRGKFLERQRVAAYCRVSTDSEDQLNSYKSQKAYYTDLIKKNKEWIFVNIYADEAITGTQVTKREEFQRMINDCMNGDIDMVITKSISRFARNTLDTLKYVRMLKEKDIAVYFEDEKINTLTMDGELLLVVLSSVAQQEVENISANVKKGLKMKMKRGELVGFQGCLGYDYNKEDKTITVNEKEAEIVRYIFNRYIEGAGGSVVGQELENLGYVTKYGSSTWAPSTILGIIKNEKYKGDLLLGKTFTVDPISKRRLDNMGEEDQFYIREHHEPIISEEVFEKAQEILNRRNKNRGNIGDGKREKYSRKYAFSCMLECGFCDSTLSRRNWHSSSEYSKVIWQCVATTKKGKKFCPDSKGIPEQAIEEAFLESYRLLCDDNKDILDEFLQRMDDTLSSSTVNKQLSKLDKEIESIERKKSKLVDMRLEDTLDKASYEAKYFSFTEKQEQLLKDREKLQETAANEKDIKRRLRDFKKTLQQNEVLSEFDRYVFESIVEKVIVGGYDEDGNKDPAQLTFVYKTGLKNNVDGSRFKPQRKNARGKHRTAELCSDDKNEVQSLSSHSSSDTCGDGSSVVQRKEKGISC
- a CDS encoding GNAT family N-acetyltransferase; translated protein: MNDITIRLEEEKDYREVELLTREAFWREDRIPKIGVGCDEHYLAHTLRTSKEFIPELDFVAEINGRLVGNVMYSMAFVELPDGTHHNVLNFGPLSVLPELKKQGIGSALMRHSLKIATKLGYGSVIFFGHATYYPRFGFKEAKEFGITTSWGENYPSFMAMELIYGDLEGITGKYYESPLYEVNAIKATEYDKLFPKK